Proteins encoded within one genomic window of Mycoplasma phocoenae:
- a CDS encoding DHH family phosphoesterase — protein MKQWTKKNFNTIITVISILCLFIIPVITSIVFIELMNTHKLVAVIGLSITTGVIVVGMIILFSIVYKNIKNNIVIKNTLNFQAENEISKSGVGVIIFSDRMKMIWVSDFIKERFGNKIINKHVKEYFGISQSLIDVNNFEFTHNDYYYEINFNTEKNLLLIRDITKAKQIYIQYEKEKIVFGELDIDSMGLYQSMYTEEEIFKIYNSVVNVLDDLTKNYDFVYRRYFNNRFFLTTNKQTLDKFVASDFKFFTNILCNELRDKQLRIPVSVGFAYDSNKLDHLTNLAKNALIQSQSRGGDQITVLDKNNKPSYFGSKTEIALNMNRTKISFIAKSILEKLKSSKIKNVIIYGHKTADLDAIGAAYAMLKIARAHNKKAYIQNKTFDQTAQATINKYLKSELDLFITPAHATKMNGENTMVIIVDTAELHRIENSNALLNIMPENIFVLDHHRISKTPEKILTTNMYVDTGASSTAEIVTELAVFSQTSQYITAQAAQMLLDGIFMDTNKFEKTTTSKTFNAVSLLEEWGASAAKSIETLKMNEKVHEKVKDILSNIKEIKKGYYLATYEGEAEGDVVAIAAEEILRIKDRKAAFVIAKIPGTQKYKMSARGIKTNVQIIAEALNGGGHFAAAAAISDGESLEIFEDNLIQAIVSVKNESDIN, from the coding sequence ATGAAACAGTGAACAAAGAAAAATTTTAATACAATAATTACTGTAATTTCAATATTGTGCTTATTTATAATTCCAGTTATAACTTCAATTGTTTTTATTGAATTAATGAATACTCATAAGTTGGTTGCGGTAATAGGTTTATCTATAACAACGGGAGTAATTGTAGTAGGAATGATTATATTGTTTTCTATCGTTTACAAAAATATTAAAAACAATATAGTTATTAAAAACACACTTAACTTCCAAGCTGAAAACGAAATATCAAAATCAGGAGTTGGTGTTATTATTTTCAGTGACAGGATGAAAATGATTTGAGTATCCGACTTTATTAAAGAAAGGTTTGGAAACAAAATAATCAATAAACACGTAAAAGAGTACTTCGGTATTAGTCAATCATTGATCGATGTAAATAATTTTGAATTTACACACAATGATTATTATTACGAAATAAATTTCAATACTGAAAAAAATCTTTTACTCATTAGGGATATAACAAAAGCTAAACAAATTTACATTCAGTATGAAAAAGAAAAAATAGTATTCGGAGAATTGGACATTGATTCCATGGGTTTATATCAATCAATGTATACCGAAGAAGAAATATTCAAAATATATAACTCTGTAGTTAATGTGTTAGATGATTTAACTAAGAATTATGATTTTGTTTATCGTCGTTATTTTAACAATAGATTCTTTTTAACCACTAATAAACAAACGTTAGATAAGTTTGTTGCTAGTGATTTTAAATTCTTTACGAATATTTTGTGTAATGAATTGAGAGATAAACAATTGAGAATACCTGTATCAGTTGGTTTTGCATATGATTCGAATAAATTAGATCATTTAACCAATTTAGCTAAAAATGCCTTGATTCAATCGCAATCTCGTGGGGGTGACCAAATTACTGTATTGGACAAAAACAATAAACCTTCTTACTTTGGTTCTAAGACTGAAATAGCATTGAACATGAATAGAACAAAAATATCTTTTATTGCTAAATCAATTTTAGAAAAATTAAAATCATCAAAAATCAAGAACGTTATTATATATGGTCACAAAACAGCTGATTTAGATGCTATTGGAGCAGCTTATGCAATGCTGAAAATTGCAAGAGCACATAATAAAAAAGCATACATCCAAAACAAAACATTTGATCAAACCGCGCAAGCTACAATCAATAAATATTTAAAAAGTGAATTGGATTTATTTATAACTCCTGCTCACGCTACAAAAATGAATGGTGAAAACACTATGGTAATTATTGTTGATACAGCAGAACTGCATAGAATTGAAAATAGTAATGCCTTGTTAAACATAATGCCAGAAAACATTTTTGTTTTAGATCACCATAGAATATCTAAAACACCTGAGAAAATTTTAACAACTAACATGTATGTTGATACAGGCGCATCAAGTACTGCTGAAATAGTTACTGAGTTAGCCGTGTTCAGCCAAACTAGTCAATATATAACAGCGCAAGCTGCTCAAATGTTATTAGATGGTATTTTCATGGATACTAATAAATTTGAAAAAACCACAACTTCAAAAACTTTCAATGCTGTATCATTACTTGAAGAATGAGGGGCTTCAGCAGCGAAAAGTATTGAAACATTAAAAATGAATGAAAAAGTTCATGAAAAAGTAAAAGATATATTAAGTAATATTAAAGAAATTAAAAAAGGATATTATTTAGCCACATACGAAGGTGAAGCGGAAGGTGATGTAGTCGCAATAGCTGCAGAAGAAATTTTAAGAATCAAAGATAGAAAAGCCGCCTTTGTAATCGCAAAAATACCCGGTACTCAAAAATACAAAATGAGTGCTAGAGGAATCAAAACAAATGTTCAAATAATAGCAGAAGCTTTAAATGGTGGTGGACACTTTGCCGCCGCAGCCGCAATATCTGACGGAGAAAGCTTAGAAATATTTGAAGATAATTTAATACAAGCAATAGTGAGTGTGAAAAATGAAAGTGATATTAATTAA
- the yihA gene encoding ribosome biogenesis GTP-binding protein YihA/YsxC: MWTFIKSADKIDSWLDSDKEEFAFWGRSNVGKSSLLNSLANRSIAKVSSTPGRTRLINYFETPNNKIIVDLPGYGYAKMSNKEQEQISEMIANYLQNRVQLKSIFVLIDSRHGVTPIDSEMIDLCFTLGLKVNIIVTKIDKSNQSALHKARTDMKNLYSGIDVYYVSAKTKKGLNKIQENFEF, translated from the coding sequence ATGTGAACTTTTATAAAAAGTGCAGATAAAATTGATTCTTGATTGGATAGTGATAAAGAAGAATTTGCATTCTGAGGTCGTTCAAACGTTGGAAAATCATCGCTTTTAAACTCGTTGGCAAACAGAAGTATTGCTAAGGTATCATCTACTCCAGGTAGAACAAGATTAATTAATTATTTTGAAACACCAAATAATAAAATAATTGTCGATTTACCAGGATATGGATATGCCAAGATGTCCAATAAAGAACAAGAGCAGATAAGTGAAATGATTGCTAACTATTTACAAAATAGAGTACAACTAAAATCAATTTTTGTTCTTATTGATTCACGACATGGTGTAACACCAATTGATTCAGAAATGATAGATTTGTGTTTCACACTTGGATTGAAAGTGAATATTATAGTCACAAAAATAGATAAATCCAACCAATCGGCGTTACATAAAGCTCGTACAGATATGAAAAACTTATATTCAGGTATTGATGTTTATTATGTAAGCGCAAAAACCAAAAAAGGTTTAAATAAAATTCAAGAAAATTTTGAATTTTAA
- the rpsR gene encoding 30S ribosomal protein S18: MARTVAKKPFVRRRPCQFCLNNQQYIDYKDQETLQNFVNQHGKILSSRITGTCARHQRGLTTAIKRARIVAILPFIGNTKVSK; the protein is encoded by the coding sequence ATGGCCAGAACAGTAGCCAAAAAACCATTCGTACGTCGTCGTCCATGTCAATTCTGTTTAAACAATCAACAATACATTGATTACAAAGACCAAGAAACTCTACAAAATTTTGTTAACCAACACGGTAAAATTCTTTCATCACGTATCACAGGAACATGTGCACGTCACCAAAGAGGGCTAACAACTGCTATTAAAAGAGCAAGAATTGTTGCTATTTTACCATTTATTGGAAACACAAAAGTAAGCAAATAA
- a CDS encoding single-stranded DNA-binding protein — protein MNKFVGIGRLSADPIGKTTSSGVEYSRFTLAIQRRQSAGTESVVDFVPCIAWRNNASFINKFLDKGALVAVEGEFQSSRSVANGQTYVNYTIHVDNIESLENRQTAEMRRQKRDQSDGKTFDIPNINSNSEQTLPHKQSNNSVNETVLDDWKELFDGVDEL, from the coding sequence ATGAATAAATTTGTAGGAATAGGTCGTTTATCAGCGGATCCAATTGGAAAAACAACATCTTCAGGAGTAGAGTATTCACGTTTTACTCTCGCTATTCAAAGACGTCAATCAGCCGGTACAGAATCAGTTGTTGACTTCGTGCCATGTATAGCGTGAAGAAACAATGCTTCATTTATCAATAAATTTTTGGATAAAGGAGCACTTGTAGCTGTTGAAGGTGAATTCCAATCTTCAAGATCGGTTGCAAACGGGCAAACATATGTAAACTACACAATCCATGTAGACAACATTGAATCGCTTGAAAATAGACAAACCGCAGAAATGCGTAGACAAAAAAGAGACCAATCAGATGGTAAAACATTTGATATTCCAAATATTAATTCAAACTCAGAACAAACATTACCGCACAAACAATCAAATAATTCAGTAAACGAAACAGTCTTAGATGACTGAAAAGAATTATTCGATGGTGTGGATGAACTTTAA
- the rpsF gene encoding 30S ribosomal protein S6: MHKYEIMLIVQSTTTEDKVNSFISEIFSSKGELKKLERTQLAYAIKKVNTAQYFVLNIEAKAEEIKEFGRKALLDKEILRTLVINLDSEKALQRKPKQNRVRKPKFAPRSSEQGARRSFKKTDDRRVKNEDKNSSKSEE, translated from the coding sequence ATGCATAAATATGAAATTATGCTAATCGTTCAATCAACTACTACAGAAGATAAAGTTAATTCATTTATCTCAGAAATTTTCAGTTCAAAAGGTGAATTGAAAAAATTAGAAAGAACACAATTAGCATATGCAATTAAAAAAGTAAATACAGCACAATATTTCGTGTTAAATATTGAAGCTAAAGCCGAAGAAATTAAAGAATTCGGTCGTAAAGCATTATTAGATAAAGAAATTTTAAGAACACTAGTTATAAACTTAGATTCAGAAAAAGCTTTACAAAGAAAACCAAAACAAAATAGAGTTAGAAAACCAAAATTTGCACCACGTTCATCAGAACAAGGCGCAAGAAGAAGTTTCAAAAAAACAGATGACAGACGTGTTAAAAACGAAGACAAAAATTCTTCAAAATCAGAAGAATAA
- a CDS encoding NCS2 family permease, protein MKKTNFKTKTIDAIEKFFKIKERNTRIKVEILSGVVSFLAMCYILFVNPSILAESSMPYGGAFLATAISAFIGSILMGLFANLPIGLAPGMGINAFFTYTLVKSLEFRWQEALGVSLFAGLVFLLISLTPLRKIIIKAIPKDLKLAIGAGIGFFVAFIGLKEAKIIVSDPNTLVALGDFTNPAVILAIVGILLSLILFARNVKFNFIISIISIAVLGTVINYIYYGVTEKFIEGLPKFREFNYSKLGEFADVFGQGVSAMFTKSFWKLSLIASIVTLVFVDMFDSIGTFMGLTDSLEKDENGEIIGARKGLVMDSISTVSGAVLGTSAVTVYIESTAGIKFGGKTGLSAIVVGLLFGLSIALFPIFSVFSAPAVTTMVLFTVGIMMTTQLKYLDYKNPTILAASFTTIIMMLLTFSISNGIAMSFIVYSLMEIVRGRYKKVHPMMYILSVVFVIYFIVMPLL, encoded by the coding sequence GTGAAAAAAACCAATTTCAAAACTAAGACAATCGATGCTATTGAAAAGTTTTTTAAAATAAAAGAGCGTAATACAAGAATAAAAGTAGAAATTCTTTCGGGGGTAGTTTCGTTTTTGGCGATGTGTTATATTTTATTTGTAAACCCTTCAATACTAGCTGAATCATCAATGCCATATGGTGGGGCGTTTTTAGCGACAGCTATATCCGCTTTTATTGGTTCTATTTTAATGGGGTTATTTGCTAATTTACCCATCGGGCTTGCACCCGGAATGGGTATAAATGCTTTCTTTACTTATACATTGGTTAAGTCATTAGAATTTAGATGACAAGAGGCTTTGGGAGTATCATTATTTGCTGGACTTGTCTTTTTATTAATATCATTAACTCCCTTGAGAAAAATTATTATTAAGGCTATACCCAAAGATTTAAAATTAGCAATCGGTGCTGGTATTGGATTTTTTGTGGCGTTCATCGGTTTAAAAGAAGCTAAAATAATTGTTAGTGATCCCAATACATTGGTAGCCCTAGGTGATTTTACAAACCCTGCAGTAATATTAGCCATTGTGGGTATATTACTTTCATTAATTCTTTTTGCTCGAAACGTTAAATTCAACTTTATTATTTCAATAATTTCAATAGCTGTTTTAGGTACTGTAATTAATTATATATATTACGGTGTTACTGAAAAATTTATTGAAGGTTTACCAAAATTTAGAGAATTTAATTATTCTAAATTAGGTGAGTTTGCTGATGTGTTTGGTCAAGGTGTAAGTGCCATGTTTACTAAATCATTCTGAAAATTAAGCCTTATCGCATCAATAGTTACATTGGTGTTTGTTGATATGTTTGACTCTATTGGTACCTTCATGGGACTGACAGATTCATTAGAAAAAGATGAAAACGGAGAAATTATCGGAGCTAGAAAAGGTCTAGTAATGGATTCAATATCAACTGTATCAGGAGCGGTTTTAGGAACATCAGCGGTTACTGTATATATCGAATCAACAGCCGGAATTAAATTTGGTGGAAAAACAGGATTGAGCGCAATTGTGGTTGGATTATTATTCGGGTTATCGATTGCTTTATTTCCAATATTCAGCGTCTTCTCAGCGCCCGCTGTTACCACAATGGTTTTATTCACAGTCGGTATAATGATGACAACTCAATTAAAATATTTAGATTACAAGAACCCTACTATTCTAGCGGCTTCATTCACAACAATAATTATGATGTTACTAACGTTTTCGATTTCAAACGGAATTGCAATGTCATTTATTGTTTACTCATTAATGGAAATTGTGAGAGGAAGATACAAAAAAGTACATCCAATGATGTATATATTATCTGTAGTATTTGTAATTTACTTTATCGTAATGCCTCTTTTGTAA